A DNA window from Candidatus Protochlamydia naegleriophila contains the following coding sequences:
- the lipA gene encoding lipoyl synthase, with product MENESESLSKPKRRLNVLPVNPEDQPTEKAVGPGRFPSWLHRKLPKGSELKQTGQVINHHRLHTVCEEAKCPNLLECWSKKTATFLVMGKECSRNCGFCDIDFSKTPKALESDEPERVALSVKELGLKHVVITMVARDDLPDGGAQHLAQVIEEIRRHSDEVTIEILTSDFAGNSAALTTVLEAQPEIFNHNIETVRSLTPRVRHKATYERTLDILKQAAAQRLNPNMKIKSGLMVGLGETEEQVFETLRDLKAVGCDIVTIGQYLQPNRQKLMVKSFVHPDQFEKYEKFGLSIGIPYLYCGPFVRSSYNANVVLLRANQKQAIIHSH from the coding sequence ATGGAAAACGAATCTGAATCATTGAGCAAGCCGAAGAGGCGTTTAAATGTCTTACCAGTGAATCCCGAAGATCAGCCCACAGAAAAAGCCGTCGGGCCTGGCAGATTTCCCTCTTGGTTGCATCGCAAATTGCCGAAAGGGAGTGAGCTTAAGCAGACGGGGCAAGTCATCAACCATCACCGCCTGCATACGGTTTGTGAAGAGGCTAAATGTCCGAACTTATTAGAGTGCTGGTCTAAAAAAACCGCTACTTTTTTGGTGATGGGCAAAGAGTGTTCGCGCAATTGTGGCTTTTGCGACATCGATTTTTCCAAGACGCCTAAAGCTCTGGAAAGTGACGAACCAGAACGGGTTGCCCTTTCAGTCAAGGAGCTTGGATTGAAGCACGTTGTCATCACGATGGTTGCACGCGATGACCTACCCGATGGCGGGGCGCAGCATTTAGCCCAGGTGATCGAAGAAATTAGGCGACACAGTGATGAGGTGACGATTGAGATCTTGACGTCTGATTTTGCCGGCAATTCAGCTGCTTTAACGACTGTTTTAGAAGCACAGCCTGAAATCTTCAACCACAACATCGAAACGGTTCGCAGCTTGACTCCTCGTGTACGCCACAAGGCGACTTATGAGCGGACTTTAGATATTCTTAAGCAGGCTGCAGCGCAAAGATTAAACCCTAATATGAAAATTAAATCGGGATTGATGGTTGGGCTTGGAGAAACAGAAGAGCAGGTTTTTGAAACGCTTCGCGATTTAAAGGCAGTCGGATGTGATATAGTCACGATCGGACAGTATTTGCAGCCTAATCGTCAAAAGTTAATGGTAAAGTCTTTTGTCCATCCTGATCAATTTGAAAAATATGAAAAGTTTGGGCTAAGTATCGGCATTCCCTACCTTTACTGCGGTCCTTTTGTCCGTTCAAGCTATAATGCGAATGTAGTCCTTTTACGTGCCAATCAAAAACAAGCGATTATTCATAGCCATTGA